In Citrus sinensis cultivar Valencia sweet orange chromosome 2, DVS_A1.0, whole genome shotgun sequence, a single genomic region encodes these proteins:
- the LOC127900326 gene encoding uncharacterized protein LOC127900326, which translates to MDKTWIFYDRLSDEYSDGVDDFLEFAILNSENKMSIRCPCTSCCNMEFLTPQQVRLHLFKKGFLEKYLVWNRHGEVDRKPTSVKCQDQPQNQRFRCLNYNYVADMVHDAFEYCDKDPSSFKNVLEDAEKPLYPGSKHSKLSSLMKLYNIKGLYGWSDSGFSVLLEVMNEILPNDNSLPKSMYEAKKIMKLLGLDYEKIHACRNDCILYKNEFENLSECPRLKRIFQSPQTTENLTWHENKRIRDGKLRHPADSLACCWSVTLITYNLPPWLCMKRKFMMLSILISGPKQPGNDIDVYLAPLIEDLKTLWDVGVDVFDAYRNQTFNLQAVLMWTISDFLAYGNLSGCTVKGYYGCPVCGRNTCACWLPHSRKMSYMGHRLFIENPPRPLFGTKILNLVADIDTKFGKNVQKKRKRGEVEGHNKGNGEGNSKGKCEGKGDSEVESEGKGNGDVAQLLYKKRAIFFDLEY; encoded by the exons ATGGACAAAACTTGGATATTCTATGATAGATTGTCTGATGAGTATAGTGATGGGGTTGATGATTTCTTGGAGTTTGCTATTCttaattctgaaaataaaatgtcaaTTAGATGTCCTTGTACCTCTTGTTGTAATATGGAGTTTTTGACACCTCAACAAGTGAGGCTacatctatttaaaaaaggttttctagaaaaatatttagtcTGGAATCGGCACGGTGAGGTGGACCGGAAACCTACCTCTGTAAAATGCCAAGACCAGCCACAAAATCAGCGTTTTAGATGtctgaattataattatgtagCTGACATGGTTCATGATGCTTTTGAGTATTGTGATAAAGATCCTAGTTCTTTTAAGAATGTGCTTGAAGATGCTGAAAAACCCCTTTATCCGGGttcaaagcattcaaagtTATCGAGTCTAATGAAACTGTACAATATAAAAGGACTTTATGGCTGGTCTGATAGTGGGTTTTCAGTTTTATTGGAAGTGATGAATGAGATATTGCCAAATGATAATAGTTTGCCTAAGTCCATGTATGAggccaaaaaaataatgaagctATTAGGCTTAGATTATGAGAAAATACATGCATGTCGAAATGATTGCATTCTTTATAAGAATGAGTTCGAGAATCTTAGTGAATGCCCAAG GTTGAAAAGAATATTTCAATCACCACAAACTACTGAGAACTTAACatggcatgaaaataaaagaattagagaTGGCAAGCTTCGCCACCCGGCAGATTCACTAGCTTG TTGTTGGAGTGTTACATTGATAACATATAACCTTCCTCCATGGCTGTGTATGAAGAGGAAGTTTATGATGTTGTCTATACTGATATCTGGCCCTAAACAGCCTGGAAATGACATAGATGTATACCTAGCACCATTGATTGAAGACTTGAAAACCCTATGGGATGTAGGCGTCGATGTGTTTGATGCTTATAGGAatcaaacttttaatttacaagCTGTGTTGATGTGGACGATTAGTGACTTTTTAGCTTATGGAAACCTGTCTGGGTGTACTGTTAAAGGGTACTATGGTTGTCCAGTTTGTGGGAGAAACACATGTGCATGTTGGCTACCGCATAGTCGGAAAATGTCATATATGGGTCATAGGCTGTTTATTGAAAATCCTCCTAGGCCTTTGTTTGGTACAAAGATCTTAAACTTGGTAGCTGACATTGACACCAAGTTTGGGAAAAATGTCCAAAAAAAGCGAAAACGGGGTGAGGTTGAGGGTCACAATAAGGGAAATGGTGAGGGTAACAGTAAGGGTAAATGTGAGGGTAAGGGTGATAGTGAGGTTGAAAGTGAGGGTAAGGGTAATGGGGATGTAGCTCAGTTGCTGTACAAAAAGAGAGCAATCttctttgatttagaatattgA